Genomic DNA from Theropithecus gelada isolate Dixy chromosome 1, Tgel_1.0, whole genome shotgun sequence:
GTGAGGTAAAGCTTTATGATCTGTGGCATGGTGAGAACAAAgaattttctaaatgtaaaatgcagttGTGTCGAGCAATTAGAAATTGTCCATAATTGTAATGGCCAACAACAtacattttcccccttttcttacCAAAAAGTGGCTTAAGGTGTACATTGCTGTACCTCCATTGGTTGTtctccttttaaatttgttgtaaaaTCCTTTTAGGCATAAGATAAGGCCTATTATCTTCTGTATCTTATCAGTATTGTATATATACtgatatattgtatatatactgGGCGCAGAGTTCTCTGTGCTTTTTACTGTTAAAATACCATCCGATGAAATGTTAAGGAATTGCTCcttcttaaaaatgtgtatttatctATTAGCCGGTTTTATGATGTTCTGTTGGGCACTAGGCATGCATTAAATTGCATGGTTAGACTGATTCGGAGTAATTTCATTTTAGAGGAATATGTGCCaattctttttcctctccaaaaGGCATGGTTTCAGAGCATGGCCCTGTGCCTAATGTTAATTCCATAAGGCTCCTTTGTTATGTTCCCCACCCCCTACCACACGCCCgcaactggcctctgccatgAGGAAGATGTGTGCCTATAATCAGGCATTTCTTTGCTTTAGGGTTATTTGTCATTTCAGACAGCATGGACTTTTGAGAACAGGCTTAAGTTGGGGAAGGCAGGGTTACATAAACTGTATTCATTGTTAAATATTTGCTTCCAGGGAAGGTGAAAAATGCTTTGTactttttcctttggcttttttccttcaaaagagCTTGTCATGCAACAACAAAAAGTGGCCAAAGGCAGAGAAAACTCTTCTCTTTTccatgttggtttgtttttattgtaagaCAAACCTTTCATGTTTTATTGTTATGAAGTCTAAACCTGGCCTAGAGGTGCCAATCTTTAGTGGAAACAGCTGCAGAGTTGGTGTCCCCTGATCAGGTGGGACTTCTTTGAAGCAACATGTTGCCTTTTAAAAGAGAATTGTGCATGTGAGAACTTGAATCTGTAAAACTCATCAGCGGTTCCACCATTGTTTATCTTGTAAGTAACTGAGATAGCTAACTCTAAGTAAAACATTGCAATTAAAAATcactttctgaattatttttttctgaagagaatAGTCTTATtactttttgtcttaaaaatacagaaatgagggAAAAATCACCCTTAAGAATTGAAGATACAGCAGCCCAGCTGAACTAAGACCATAGAGCACATTCTTTGATAACTCCTTTTTGCTGGTCTgaactgtttatttttacttcatatttATACTTGCAGATAAATGCCTATAATAGGAACAAAACTGGGTGGTTGGGCATATATCTGAATTCTAGAGATTAAAGATTTTGATTTTCTGCTTGATATTGATTGATGTGAAAGCATTGCTCGTCTTTTTGATTGAGTGGTACTGTTAGCAATGGAGTTGGCATCATTCTTGGTCTACTGCTAGGAAAAGTTGAGCATCAGATAGCTTTTTCTCCTTGGGGGAAAATAGAAGAGACAGGCGTGGAGTCAGAGGGACAAGaaaaatgctgaaatattttcctttggggCTTTTGATTTCTTTGCCAAAAAATTGCCTCCAGATGGAGAAGAGCAAAAGCTCTGATTGTAAGCCATTATGTTTTTACTGGCCTATCTCCCCATTCCATTGCCTGGTTTGGAATCTGTAAGCCAGTCCAAATCCTTTACCTCATTTtctagtaccaatttactgtctTACTCATCTTCCAGCTGCAAGGAGTGAGGCAAATCGCCTTAAAATTGAACCTGTATCATTTTATAAGCCAAGCAACAGCAGCATCTTGCCAAGGAATATCAGTATCAATGGCTTCCATGTCCCTGAGGTTCTTGAATCACACCTACCAGGTCGTCGTCTTGTGTCTGTGACTTGTGCGGTAGGATTAGTCTGGGAATGAATTTAACAGGCCCTTTCGGCTTTGTGAAGACTTGTTACTACCCGGGTTGTCTAGCATTCTGAGCTGTATGGGGAGCACAGTCATGTTTTGGCTGTTATTTCACTGGCAGTGGAAATCTTGACATTCCAATTTCCCTTGAGGGGTAGTAATTGTTTAGGGGTTGAAACTCTAGAGGAATCCAACGTCTGGACATGGCAGATACAGTATCATTGAGTCTGGCAGACTTGAGCCCGGATCACTGTGCCGCAACTAACTAAACATCCTCGGGCaagtcattttcttcatctgcGGCTCTTGAGGGACGTCTTTTTCCTCTGCCTAGATATTCTGGCTTGTGTGATAGCGCAGCCTTTAGGAATTGTTCTGGATTACTGCTTTTTATCTTCCTCCAAGTGCGGAGGTGGCAAGGGAGCGCCCTGTTGGCACTATCTCCTGTTTTGGCTGTGATATCCCTCTTTGAGGTTGGTAGGAGACCCCAGGATGCTGGAGGCCACTTGCCAGCAGTGTAGAGAGGGTCGACTCCCTGCCCCACATCCCGCAACTTGTCTAGAGAGAACAGGGAGTCAAGTTTTTATTTCCTGTTGGGCAGGAGAACCAAAGGCATCAGTAAAACCTCTGACAAATAAAGACagttagaaattagaaaattagttCTCTaccaaattattaaagaaaatctgTTTTACGATGTGCACATTTAAGAAATGTTAATGTTAGCTTTGTGAAGTTACTGCTATGAGATTGATCAtgtcttttctccctctttgtAGGTACGGGTTTTGGATTAGGAATTGTTTTCTCACTTACCTTCTTTAAAAGTAAGTGTCACTCTGTCTTTTCAACATAATGTCgtagtgtatacatatatgtagcaGGGACACTTCCAGAGGACACATTGGAACCCATCAAATTGTGGGTTGTCAACCCATCCATTTATGGGGTTAGGTAGCccattataaaatgaattagataAAGAATGTGGACTTGAAAGAGGTCAAAATGGGTTGGGCATTTCCAGCATTCCCCTGGGCACTGAGGCAGGGTGCCTGTTATCCTAAATATGGTATCATTGCAGAAGCCTGTACTTGATGCCAGTGAGTCATTTGGCCAAGTCTGCATGCTCAGATATTTCTaattaattgtaatttttttctagaggaAGTGAAAATGAGAATCTTGCTGTTAATAGAAACAAGTAGACCAAACACATACTTCTTGGTCAAAAATTCTCCTAAGCAAAGGGCAGgcaatattattttcattctgtGGAAGAACTTCTGAAGTTTGGATACTGAATAGATGCCGAGGGATCCTTTTGACCTCTTTCTGTGAAGACCAGTAGGAAATACTTGACTAGAGAATCATAATTAACACATAGTGCTGATATGAAAGAATCACTTACAGAGTGGCTTATGTAAACCCCATGACTTACTACTATAATCAAAGCATGTAAATATCGGTAAAATGCTTACATCTTTTTAGAATTCATGCATCTTACTGGCTAAGATATTAGTTAAACTGAGCAGATGATTAGAACTGatatagaaaagttaaaagatTTATCTactgttttcatattttactactttttttttttttttgagacagagtcttgctctgtcgccaggctggaatgcaatggtgcgatctcagctcactgcaacctccgcctccctggttcaagcaattcccctgcttcagcctcccaagtagctgggattacaggcacgcaccaccatgcccggctaattttttgtatcttagtagagatggggtttcaccatgttggctaagacggtctcaatctcctgacctcgtgatctgcccacctcggcctcccaaagtgctgggattactggcatgagccaccgcacccagcctttacTACTTATTTTTCCTCAAACTTATCAGCATAGGCACTTAACAAGTATTTGCTAAACAAGTAACTTCACTAATTTACACCTCTTTTTTGGGGCCATTGTGAAACATTGATAAAAATGTATGGTTATGATAGTCATTAGTATGATGCATGTTGAATCCTAAGTAAATGTATTTAAGAGGATGGGGAGCTTTATCTTCTCTTAATAGTTCCCTATTGGGATTTTCCCTTTTCTGCTCACTAGGAAGAATGTGGCCATTAGCCTTCGGTTCTGGCATGGGATTAGGAATGGCTTACTCCAACTGTCAGCATGATTTCCAGGCTCCATATCTTCTACACGGAAAATATGTCAAAGTATGTACAGaatatatatttgtctttctttcagaagaaaaagatTTCTCCTGAGCCCCTGAAGAATTCTTTAGACTGTATGTAATGAGTAAACCATGTGTGTCATTGTGGCACCACTCTGAGATGCTAATTGCTCTTTGGCCTCCAGTGATGTCATCACTGCTTTGGTGCTAAAGTCTCCCCTGTGCCTTCAGATGCATATGTGTGTTCAGATACATACTCATGTGCTAGCTGATTGGAATTAAGGAACCTGCTTGAACGTTTATCATCAATGGTAAGGTAGATTGTGTTAACTATCTGTAAGTAGCACTTTTCGTTGAAGATCTGAGTGCCCTATAAACATCTCACATATACTTAAGCTAAACCCAGAGACTTCCGGGACTCAGCCATGATTctgctttttattaatttattttatttttttgagatggagccttgctttgttgcccaagttggaatgcagtggcaccatctcggctcactgcaacctctgcctcccgggttcaagcaattctcctgcctcagcttcccgagtagctgggattacaggtgcctgccaccacgcccggctaattttgtattttagtagagatggagtttcaccatgttggccaggctatggTTCTGCTTTTTAACTGAAGAAGGCAGTCTCGACTGTAAGTGTCACATGATTCCGCTGAAGTCCTGCCTTcagatggatttttatttttattttatttaatttatttatttattttggagggatggagtatcactctgccaccaagactggagtgcagtgacgtaatcttggttcactgcaacctcggcctcccaggttcaagtgattctcctgcctcagcctcccgagtagctgggattacaggcacgagccacccatgcccggctaattttggtatttttagtagaggcagggtttcaccgtattggccaggctggtctcgaacttctgacctcaggtgatccacccgccttggcctcccaaagtgctgggattataggtgtgagccaccg
This window encodes:
- the MINOS1 gene encoding MICOS complex subunit MIC10 isoform X2, with the translated sequence MSESELGRKWDRCLADAVVKIGTGFGLGIVFSLTFFKRRMWPLAFGSGMGLGMAYSNCQHDFQAPYLLHGKYVKEQEQ